In a genomic window of Streptomyces noursei ATCC 11455:
- a CDS encoding ABC transporter ATP-binding protein (Members of the family are the ATP-binding subunit of ABC transporters for substrates such as betaine, L-proline or other amino acids, choline, carnitine, etc. The substrate specificity is best determined from the substrate-binding subunit, rather than this subunit, as it interacts with the permease subunit and not with substrate directly.), producing MIRFEHVTKRYADGTTAVDDLSFEVAKGELITLVGPSGCGKTTTMKMVNRLIEPTDGRILLDGEDIADADPVELRRHIGYVIQQVGLFPHKTVLDNTATVPHLLGRPRKAARARAAELLDLVGLDPSVYGDRYPDQLSGGQRQRVGVARALAADPPVLLMDEPFGAVDPVVREHLQNEFLRLQSTLHKTVLFVTHDIEEAVRLGDRIAVYGAGRIEQLDTPATVLGAPATPYTAEFVGADRGLKRLAVTPVEAADLDEPPVVRLDDPASRAADALSAADAPWAVVLDTDGSPYGWVAADALTGPAADRTAGVRDLARPMTAAVPLGTPLRQALSTLLQHDAGWLAVLDGDRYRGVLTPGALHGALRRATTADAADLPRDEVGLDTVPRA from the coding sequence TAGGCCCCTCGGGCTGTGGCAAGACGACCACGATGAAGATGGTGAACCGGCTCATCGAACCCACCGACGGCCGGATCCTCCTCGACGGCGAGGACATCGCCGACGCCGACCCGGTCGAACTCCGCCGCCACATCGGCTACGTCATCCAGCAGGTCGGGCTCTTCCCCCACAAGACCGTCCTGGACAACACCGCCACCGTCCCCCACCTCCTCGGCCGGCCGCGCAAAGCGGCCCGGGCCCGCGCCGCCGAACTCCTGGACCTGGTCGGCCTGGACCCGTCCGTCTACGGCGACCGCTACCCCGACCAGCTCTCCGGCGGCCAGCGGCAGCGCGTGGGCGTGGCCCGCGCGCTCGCCGCCGACCCACCCGTGCTGCTGATGGACGAGCCCTTCGGCGCGGTCGACCCGGTCGTCCGCGAGCACCTCCAGAACGAGTTCCTGCGGCTCCAGTCCACGCTCCACAAGACGGTGCTCTTCGTCACCCACGACATCGAGGAGGCGGTCCGGCTCGGCGACCGCATCGCCGTCTACGGCGCCGGACGGATCGAGCAGCTGGACACCCCGGCGACGGTCCTGGGCGCCCCGGCGACCCCGTACACCGCCGAGTTCGTGGGCGCCGACCGGGGTCTGAAGCGGCTCGCGGTCACCCCCGTCGAGGCCGCCGACCTCGACGAGCCGCCGGTGGTCCGCCTGGACGACCCGGCCTCCCGGGCCGCCGACGCGCTCTCCGCCGCCGACGCCCCCTGGGCCGTCGTCCTGGACACCGACGGATCGCCCTACGGCTGGGTGGCGGCCGACGCGCTCACCGGCCCCGCCGCGGACCGCACCGCCGGCGTCCGCGATCTGGCCCGCCCGATGACCGCCGCGGTGCCGCTCGGCACCCCGCTCCGGCAGGCGCTGAGCACGCTGCTCCAGCACGACGCGGGCTGGCTCGCGGTCCTCGACGGCGACCGCTACCGGGGCGTCCTCACGCCCGGCGCCCTGCACGGCGCACTGCGCCGCGCCACCACCGCGGACGCCGCCGACCTCCCGCGCGACGAGGTCGGCCTGGACACCGTCCCGCGGGCCTGA
- a CDS encoding DUF3180 domain-containing protein, protein MKQLRIKVLVGLFLVVGILAWAGARLWDSFGTLPSVPVAAPIVLALIAAVLAGTAFSLRSRLRAQRERRPGAKGVEPLVAARAVVFGQASALVASLVAGLYGGVGAFLLTSGVDDARSSQAVYAGLSVVAGAGVIAAAIFLERVCKLPEGEDGDDGPGATRA, encoded by the coding sequence GTGAAGCAGCTACGGATCAAGGTCCTGGTCGGGCTGTTCCTGGTGGTGGGGATCCTGGCCTGGGCGGGCGCCCGGTTGTGGGACTCGTTCGGGACCCTTCCCAGCGTGCCGGTGGCGGCGCCGATCGTGTTGGCGCTGATCGCCGCGGTGCTGGCGGGCACGGCCTTCTCGCTGCGGTCCCGGCTGCGGGCGCAGCGCGAGCGGCGGCCCGGGGCGAAGGGCGTCGAACCGCTGGTGGCCGCCCGGGCGGTGGTCTTCGGCCAGGCGAGCGCCCTGGTGGCGTCGCTGGTCGCCGGTTTGTACGGCGGCGTCGGGGCCTTCCTGTTGACGTCGGGGGTGGACGACGCGCGCAGCAGCCAGGCGGTGTACGCCGGGCTCTCGGTGGTCGCCGGGGCCGGCGTGATCGCCGCGGCGATCTTCTTGGAACGGGTCTGCAAGCTGCCCGAGGGCGAGGACGGCGACGACGGCCCCGGCGCGACGCGGGCCTGA